In Bacillus sp. FJAT-45037, the following are encoded in one genomic region:
- a CDS encoding HAD family hydrolase, whose protein sequence is MIWDVIAFDLDNTLYNHEYAFKRAIRSCYKSMQQMWHEKKESVHNVAFETWFTTYKYYSDQLWPDYENKRINGQTYRRSRYLQAMAEHKLPRNKKEADAFHAQYYDTVHLFIQPDPILHELLSWLIGDGVRMGILSNGATKTQKNKIKQLEIEQFFTPSAVLVSEEVQIEKPDPRLFQLLDHRLQTDGLKKLFIGDSWEQDMIGATAAGWDALYVNTRNQRPSSNLKVVATVDSLASCYNWLMSNGRIRG, encoded by the coding sequence ATGATATGGGATGTCATTGCCTTTGATTTGGATAACACGTTATATAACCATGAGTACGCCTTTAAACGGGCGATACGATCTTGTTATAAGTCGATGCAGCAAATGTGGCATGAAAAGAAAGAAAGTGTACACAATGTGGCATTTGAAACATGGTTTACAACATATAAGTATTATAGCGATCAATTATGGCCTGATTATGAGAACAAACGAATCAATGGTCAGACGTACAGACGATCACGTTATCTACAAGCGATGGCTGAACACAAGTTACCAAGGAATAAAAAGGAAGCCGATGCGTTTCATGCACAGTATTATGATACGGTGCACTTGTTTATTCAGCCAGATCCAATTTTACATGAATTATTAAGTTGGTTGATAGGTGATGGTGTAAGAATGGGGATCTTGTCGAATGGTGCGACAAAAACGCAGAAAAATAAAATAAAACAACTAGAGATTGAACAGTTTTTCACGCCTTCAGCGGTACTTGTTTCAGAGGAAGTACAAATAGAAAAGCCAGATCCGCGTCTGTTTCAACTACTCGACCATCGTCTTCAAACAGACGGTCTAAAGAAATTATTTATTGGTGATTCTTGGGAACAAGATATGATCGGGGCAACAGCAGCAGGATGGGATGCGTTGTATGTCAATACTAGAAACCAGCGACCATCAAGCAATTTGAAGGTCGTTGCAACGGTCGACTCGCTCGCTAGTTGCTATAACTGGCTAATGAGTAACGGGAGAATACGGGGGTGA
- a CDS encoding 5-formyltetrahydrofolate cyclo-ligase encodes MDEKKFYRALVNSKLEQLTKETIERETSQLIEKVLSDPHWIEARTIGLTISKGLEVDTYALIKAAWSLGKVVAVPKIKKGTRDMVFYEIQRFENLEDTFFGLKEPKPSVCRLVDKQELDLIFVPGIAYDYTRFRLGYGGGYYDTYLKEYKGITVSLAYSCQIVESVPTEEHDQPITYLFVAGERKPT; translated from the coding sequence ATGGATGAGAAAAAATTCTACCGGGCGTTGGTCAACAGTAAGTTAGAACAGCTTACAAAAGAAACAATAGAAAGAGAAACCTCTCAATTGATTGAAAAAGTATTAAGTGATCCGCATTGGATTGAAGCAAGAACAATCGGATTGACGATTTCAAAAGGTTTAGAGGTTGATACATATGCACTAATAAAAGCCGCATGGTCTTTAGGTAAGGTTGTGGCTGTCCCGAAAATAAAAAAGGGCACAAGAGACATGGTGTTTTATGAAATACAGCGTTTTGAAAACCTAGAGGATACATTCTTTGGATTAAAAGAACCTAAACCATCTGTGTGTAGACTCGTTGATAAGCAAGAACTCGATCTTATTTTTGTACCAGGAATAGCCTATGATTACACGCGCTTTCGATTAGGCTACGGCGGGGGCTATTATGACACGTATTTAAAAGAGTATAAAGGGATCACGGTTTCATTGGCCTATTCATGTCAAATCGTTGAGAGTGTGCCAACCGAGGAACACGATCAGCCGATCACTTATCTTTTTGTTGCAGGCGAAAGGAAACCAACATAA
- a CDS encoding sugar phosphate nucleotidyltransferase has translation MKGVIMAGGKGTRLRPLTCQLPKPMVPLLQKPVMQYSIELLKKHGITDIAVTVQYLPDEIRDYFGDGEEFGVRLTYFEEIEPLGTAGSVKQAEEFLNEPFVVVSGDALTDFDLQAGIKFHEQNDALVSIFMKQVACPLEFGVIMTNQDDEIVRFLEKPSLSEVFSDTVNTGIYVMDPSIFSYIEEGKSVDFSKDVFPRLLEEKAGMYGYAADGYWSDIGNLEQYRQAHMDILNRDVKASIMGIEVEPGIFVDQTTTIEEGAVIEAPSFIGKNSTVRKHAKVGPYSVVGSNTIISEEATIKRSVVWNGVFVGRQSELRGVTICDGVKMGAKSSAYEQAVIGRQSEIGEEASIQPGMKIWPHKRIAEGAVVSDSVVWNDQDSITPLLNGHRAIGVANVEVTPEHVSRLGAAFASTLAVGGEFVLSGDHQAFTKLLKLSFAQSVQATGVDVVDLDEAALPVLRKTIADFQFAGGAHIRVNQDQHVVIEFFDHQGLPITSSLQKELEKIVTFSTYRRVAFDQLGSYNVNTHFEEIYVKQILSFVDNKVYKHGGISVAIFTQERTSSEWIALALRRLGCQVETSIESFDLDKIALEMTMSDADIGIILGETGEFITLVTPEGHIVTDEEKLVLFVDMHLAYEEQEQIAIPLYGGSTLIEYVRSHHKEVIRTKASARDMMMAEENVQLYCFDGLYAATHLIYTLLERNQTLDQYVNTLPRESLVKQEVSCRSDQKGMVMRALMETLEQEDVELIEGMRVSHPEGGWTYIVPDQNEPVFTVYAQADEPEMARLHANYYIDQIHQLVTKSTFVHSS, from the coding sequence GTGAAAGGTGTCATTATGGCAGGAGGAAAAGGTACAAGATTACGTCCATTAACATGTCAGTTACCAAAGCCGATGGTTCCATTATTACAAAAACCAGTAATGCAATACAGCATCGAGCTATTAAAGAAACATGGTATTACAGACATTGCTGTAACTGTACAATATTTACCAGATGAAATTCGTGACTATTTCGGTGATGGAGAAGAGTTTGGTGTTCGCTTAACATACTTTGAAGAAATAGAGCCATTAGGGACAGCTGGAAGTGTGAAGCAGGCTGAAGAATTTTTAAATGAACCGTTTGTCGTAGTGAGTGGAGATGCATTAACTGACTTTGATTTACAAGCGGGGATTAAATTTCACGAGCAAAATGATGCGCTGGTTTCGATCTTTATGAAACAGGTGGCTTGTCCGTTAGAGTTTGGTGTGATTATGACGAATCAAGACGATGAGATTGTGCGTTTTCTTGAGAAGCCCAGTTTAAGTGAAGTGTTTAGTGACACGGTTAACACAGGCATCTATGTGATGGATCCAAGCATCTTCTCTTATATTGAAGAAGGGAAGTCCGTTGACTTTAGTAAAGATGTATTCCCAAGACTTTTAGAAGAGAAAGCGGGAATGTATGGGTATGCTGCTGATGGTTATTGGTCCGATATTGGAAACTTAGAACAATATCGTCAAGCACATATGGATATTTTAAACCGTGATGTGAAAGCATCGATTATGGGAATAGAAGTGGAACCAGGAATCTTCGTTGATCAAACAACAACGATAGAAGAAGGTGCTGTCATTGAAGCGCCTTCATTTATCGGCAAGAATTCGACGGTGCGCAAACATGCTAAAGTTGGCCCATACTCGGTGGTCGGCTCTAATACGATCATCTCCGAAGAAGCAACGATCAAGCGTTCTGTCGTCTGGAACGGGGTATTTGTTGGTCGACAATCGGAACTACGAGGCGTAACGATTTGTGACGGAGTAAAGATGGGTGCAAAGTCTAGTGCCTATGAACAAGCTGTGATCGGTCGCCAAAGTGAAATTGGGGAGGAAGCAAGCATTCAACCAGGTATGAAAATTTGGCCGCATAAGCGAATCGCAGAAGGCGCCGTTGTTTCAGATTCGGTTGTCTGGAATGATCAAGACTCTATCACTCCATTGTTAAATGGGCATCGAGCAATTGGTGTGGCCAATGTTGAAGTGACCCCTGAACATGTTAGTCGCCTAGGAGCGGCATTTGCATCTACTCTAGCTGTTGGTGGTGAGTTTGTTTTATCTGGTGACCATCAGGCATTTACGAAGTTATTAAAACTATCCTTTGCTCAAAGTGTGCAAGCAACAGGAGTAGACGTTGTCGATTTGGATGAAGCTGCTTTGCCAGTTCTTCGTAAAACGATTGCAGACTTTCAATTTGCAGGTGGGGCACATATTAGAGTGAACCAAGATCAACATGTAGTCATTGAATTTTTTGATCATCAAGGTCTTCCTATTACTAGTTCTCTCCAAAAAGAACTAGAAAAAATTGTTACTTTTAGTACGTACCGCCGTGTTGCTTTTGACCAATTGGGCTCGTACAATGTCAACACTCATTTTGAGGAAATCTATGTGAAGCAAATTCTTTCCTTTGTTGATAATAAAGTATACAAACATGGTGGTATCTCGGTCGCAATTTTCACTCAGGAGCGTACGAGCTCAGAGTGGATTGCATTAGCGCTACGACGTCTCGGTTGTCAGGTAGAGACATCGATTGAGAGCTTCGACTTAGACAAAATAGCTCTTGAGATGACGATGTCAGACGCAGATATTGGTATTATTCTTGGTGAAACAGGTGAATTTATTACGCTAGTGACTCCAGAAGGACATATCGTGACAGATGAAGAGAAACTAGTACTGTTCGTTGATATGCATCTGGCCTATGAAGAGCAAGAGCAAATTGCCATCCCATTATACGGAGGTTCCACACTTATAGAGTACGTTCGATCTCATCATAAAGAGGTCATTCGCACAAAAGCATCAGCAAGAGATATGATGATGGCGGAGGAAAATGTCCAACTTTATTGCTTTGATGGGTTGTATGCCGCTACACACCTTATCTACACGTTGCTAGAAAGAAATCAAACGCTAGATCAATATGTGAATACTCTACCAAGAGAGTCTCTAGTCAAACAAGAAGTGTCGTGTCGATCCGATCAAAAGGGTATGGTGATGCGTGCACTAATGGAAACACTAGAACAAGAGGACGTAGAGCTAATCGAAGGGATGCGAGTAAGTCATCCAGAAGGAGGGTGGACATACATTGTACCAGACCAGAATGAGCCGGTTTTCACAGTCTATGCACAAGCCGATGAGCCAGAGATGGCGAGATTACATGCAAACTACTACATCGATCAAATCCATCAGCTCGTTACAAAATCAACATTCGTTCACTCTTCATAA
- a CDS encoding DUF92 domain-containing protein, with amino-acid sequence MLYVGVLFLAILAFIVKKLSASGMIAAIFVGSSISFGFGFRGLLLLAIFFFTSSMWSTLWKNKKENNVQEKGDRRDAWQVLANGGVAALMAILYGYDPSYIWLFGFVASLAAANADTWASEIGTLSRQRPIHILTWKRVEPGTSGAVTALGSAAAFAGSFVIAVCAIFCWWSDYHNSHILLIALTLVGFLGNLVDTIVGACFQVENRCQVCGVMTEAKRHCNKETEYASGVNWMNNDFVNVMCTSVGALLGIGVAGLLL; translated from the coding sequence ATGTTATATGTAGGAGTGTTGTTTCTTGCTATCTTAGCCTTTATTGTAAAGAAATTATCAGCATCAGGAATGATAGCGGCGATTTTTGTTGGGTCTTCGATTAGTTTTGGTTTTGGTTTTCGAGGTCTCCTTCTTCTAGCCATTTTTTTCTTTACTTCAAGCATGTGGAGTACGTTATGGAAAAATAAAAAAGAAAATAATGTGCAGGAAAAGGGCGATCGAAGAGATGCATGGCAAGTGCTTGCAAATGGCGGTGTGGCGGCACTAATGGCGATTCTTTATGGGTACGACCCTTCTTACATATGGTTATTTGGTTTTGTTGCAAGTCTTGCTGCTGCGAATGCAGATACTTGGGCCTCTGAGATAGGGACATTAAGTAGACAAAGGCCAATTCATATATTAACGTGGAAACGAGTCGAGCCGGGCACATCGGGGGCAGTGACGGCATTGGGATCTGCTGCAGCTTTTGCCGGCAGCTTTGTTATTGCTGTATGTGCGATTTTTTGTTGGTGGAGCGATTATCACAATAGCCATATTCTATTAATTGCACTGACACTTGTTGGATTTCTCGGCAATTTAGTTGATACAATTGTTGGAGCTTGTTTTCAAGTGGAAAATCGATGCCAGGTGTGTGGTGTGATGACAGAAGCGAAACGCCATTGTAATAAAGAGACAGAGTATGCTTCTGGGGTGAATTGGATGAATAATGATTTCGTGAATGTCATGTGTACATCTGTCGGAGCACTACTCGGAATAGGTGTTGCTGGGCTTTTACTGTAA
- the nhaC gene encoding Na+/H+ antiporter NhaC, protein MEKKPSIIQTLLLLLVIMSLIITSMFVLKVEPHIPLFASLVIAVLFGLALKVKWADVEKAMIDGVKIGIKPIFILALVGMVIAVWMMSGTVPTLLFYGLSIISPEWFAVSTLFICMIVSSFTGSSFTTVGTIGVAMMGIGIALGVAPAIAAGAVVCGACFGDKMSPLSDTTNFAPGIVGVDLFEHIRHLLWTTIPSFVITVFLFLLIGRSQTAASSNDIAGMLTSINDHFSIGILTLLSPILVVFLAMRRYPTIPVLIIGIGSGLVTAAFMQGNVAIAEWFTVIQHGFVIDTGNEVIDGIVNRGGLQSMMWSISLVMIALILGGVIQRIGVIETLLQSLTRRLSSRGNVIAATAASSIGVNVVTGEQYLSILLPGKTFEAFYDKLNVAKKNLSRTLEDAGTLVNPLIPWGVSGAFFASTLGVDVIEYLPFAFFLLLSPIMTVLFGYLGIGVGEKTIQKENG, encoded by the coding sequence ATGGAGAAGAAGCCTAGTATCATACAGACCCTTTTATTATTACTAGTCATTATGTCATTAATTATTACAAGCATGTTTGTGTTGAAAGTAGAACCGCATATCCCGTTATTTGCGAGTCTTGTTATCGCCGTCTTGTTTGGGCTAGCTCTTAAAGTGAAGTGGGCTGATGTAGAGAAGGCCATGATTGATGGCGTAAAAATCGGGATCAAGCCCATTTTCATTTTAGCTTTAGTCGGAATGGTGATCGCTGTTTGGATGATGAGTGGGACGGTACCGACGTTGCTCTTTTACGGACTTTCGATTATTTCACCGGAATGGTTTGCTGTTAGTACGCTATTCATTTGTATGATTGTATCAAGCTTTACAGGAAGTTCATTTACAACAGTGGGGACAATTGGTGTAGCGATGATGGGGATTGGAATAGCTTTAGGTGTAGCCCCAGCCATTGCTGCAGGAGCTGTCGTATGTGGAGCTTGTTTTGGAGATAAAATGTCTCCTTTGTCAGATACGACTAACTTTGCTCCAGGTATTGTCGGTGTCGATTTATTTGAACATATTAGACATTTGCTTTGGACAACCATTCCAAGCTTTGTCATAACCGTTTTTTTATTTCTTTTAATCGGTCGTAGTCAAACGGCAGCTAGTTCAAACGATATTGCAGGCATGCTAACATCCATTAATGACCATTTCTCTATAGGAATATTGACATTACTTTCACCCATTCTCGTTGTATTTCTAGCAATGAGAAGATACCCTACGATTCCTGTTTTAATCATCGGTATCGGTTCTGGTCTTGTAACAGCAGCCTTCATGCAAGGAAATGTTGCAATCGCTGAGTGGTTTACAGTGATTCAACATGGGTTTGTCATCGATACGGGAAATGAGGTCATCGATGGGATTGTTAATCGTGGTGGGTTGCAGTCAATGATGTGGTCGATCTCACTTGTTATGATTGCTCTTATTCTTGGTGGAGTCATTCAACGAATTGGTGTCATTGAAACCCTTCTTCAATCACTTACAAGAAGATTATCATCAAGAGGAAATGTCATTGCGGCAACAGCGGCTTCATCGATTGGTGTGAACGTTGTTACAGGTGAGCAATACTTATCGATCTTATTGCCTGGGAAAACGTTTGAAGCCTTCTACGATAAGTTGAATGTAGCCAAGAAGAACTTGTCTCGTACGCTTGAAGATGCGGGAACTCTTGTGAATCCATTAATTCCATGGGGCGTGAGCGGGGCATTCTTTGCCAGCACGCTAGGTGTAGATGTCATTGAGTATCTACCATTTGCCTTCTTCCTTTTACTATCCCCAATAATGACGGTCTTGTTTGGATACTTGGGCATTGGTGTTGGTGAGAAAACCATTCAAAAAGAAAATGGATAA
- the rpmG gene encoding 50S ribosomal protein L33 codes for MRVQVTLACTETGDRNYITSKNKRENPERIELKKYCPRLKRHTLHRETK; via the coding sequence ATGCGTGTACAAGTAACTCTTGCTTGCACTGAGACAGGCGATCGTAATTATATTACATCTAAAAACAAACGCGAAAATCCTGAGCGTATTGAACTTAAAAAATACTGCCCAAGATTAAAGCGCCACACTCTACACCGTGAGACTAAATAA
- a CDS encoding sodium:proton antiporter: MINRFISTVTFALLLYFAYKYRYRLLNVFLGRRLLRKLAISLAMQIPVIRDKALSSVLQSSNRPQNV; encoded by the coding sequence ATGATTAATCGGTTCATTTCTACAGTCACTTTTGCTTTATTATTGTACTTTGCTTATAAATATCGATATCGTTTATTAAACGTCTTTTTAGGTCGCCGTCTTTTACGTAAGCTGGCTATTAGTTTAGCGATGCAAATACCAGTCATTCGTGATAAGGCGTTAAGTTCAGTCTTGCAGTCGTCTAATCGGCCTCAAAATGTATAA
- a CDS encoding 1,4-alpha-glucan branching protein domain-containing protein has translation MSKGYFSFILHAHLPYVRHEEEGRLEERWLFEALTETYIPLLWSIEEAGAIDAMTISFTPPLMEMLADPLMQERYLHYLLKTEELLRKETVLLEEDEAFNPLVPFYQNRYRKIRETFLAWEKNILKAYKDLNEKGLVTLMTSAATHAFLPYVKTESAVRAQIREGVRAFEKHFGYRPKGFWLPECAFAPGIDRILIEEGIQYTFVDEHTVLSADPKPSRQAGAPIYSPHGLILFPRHTELSSKVWSSSLGYPGDVDYREFYRDIGYERDWDYIKSYVHEDGIRVDTGLKYHRITGQTEHKEPYNREWAEQKITHHATNYVETINSFADQNQQQCYPPYYMAAPFDAELFGHWWFEGTEWIGQVLQMASENVPFVSPETYIDRHFQDFETNHISFSTWGREGYGDVWLSPKNDYMYRHLHRLEQDLATVVALKAAPTDLEKRLMDQMVREWMLAVSSDWAFIVDGDSAVQYAKERFDTHVSRFDEQKEQLFSHQIEESWVLQQEKEFPFLDNIDMSVFLSNHDSYVVQKSEENVAEAKRRTILMLSWEFPPMMVGGLSRHVFDLSRALVNDGHTVHVLTSEVHGYPAYEVNQGVHVHRLKGLQPEATSFFNWVGSLNVAMASYGEKLSRTERFDVIHAHDWLVGVAATSLKKKLNIPLLATIHATEHGRNNGIHSELQYEINQKEWELTYEADRVIVCSDYMKKELETIFSLPEEKLSVIPNGVDLDLIRSIKDSATSLQPNDKFTVFTVGRMVKEKGFQTVIDAADVFREKGIGIQFVLAGKGPMLTEYQQQVSDRNLNEYVRFLGFITDEERNDWFSLADAAIFPSLYEPFGIVALEGMAAGKPTIVSDVGGLSSIIAHGENGLKMIPGDKESLVTQVMYLYNHPITREALATQGLRDVKMKFDWGAIAKQTEREFEICLAGQLVAAN, from the coding sequence TTGTCAAAAGGTTATTTTTCATTTATCCTTCATGCCCATTTACCTTATGTGAGACATGAAGAAGAGGGTCGATTAGAAGAACGGTGGTTGTTTGAAGCATTAACAGAGACGTACATTCCACTCCTATGGTCTATAGAAGAGGCAGGAGCAATAGATGCGATGACGATCTCCTTTACCCCGCCGTTAATGGAGATGCTAGCAGACCCACTAATGCAAGAGCGTTACCTGCACTATTTATTGAAGACGGAAGAATTATTAAGGAAAGAAACTGTCTTACTTGAAGAAGACGAGGCATTCAATCCTTTGGTGCCTTTCTATCAGAATAGATATCGGAAAATTCGTGAAACTTTCCTTGCATGGGAAAAAAATATCTTAAAAGCCTATAAGGATTTAAATGAAAAAGGTCTCGTTACCCTTATGACATCTGCAGCAACTCATGCCTTTTTACCTTATGTAAAAACAGAATCTGCAGTTCGTGCCCAAATTAGAGAAGGTGTTCGTGCTTTTGAAAAGCATTTCGGCTACAGACCAAAAGGTTTTTGGTTACCTGAATGTGCGTTTGCTCCAGGGATTGATCGAATCTTAATCGAAGAGGGCATTCAATATACATTTGTAGATGAACATACGGTATTAAGTGCTGATCCGAAACCATCGAGACAAGCTGGTGCCCCGATATATTCTCCTCATGGCTTAATCTTATTTCCGCGACATACGGAACTGTCGAGTAAAGTGTGGAGTTCTTCACTAGGCTATCCGGGTGATGTTGATTATCGTGAGTTTTACCGCGATATCGGATACGAACGAGATTGGGACTATATTAAATCGTATGTACATGAAGATGGGATTCGCGTTGACACAGGATTGAAATATCATCGCATCACAGGTCAAACAGAACATAAAGAGCCATATAACCGCGAATGGGCTGAGCAGAAGATCACGCATCACGCCACCAATTATGTGGAAACAATTAACTCTTTTGCTGATCAAAACCAACAGCAGTGCTATCCACCTTACTACATGGCCGCTCCATTTGACGCTGAGTTATTCGGTCACTGGTGGTTTGAAGGAACAGAGTGGATCGGACAAGTTTTACAAATGGCGAGCGAGAATGTTCCCTTTGTAAGTCCAGAAACGTATATTGACCGACATTTTCAAGACTTTGAAACGAATCATATTTCCTTTTCAACATGGGGCAGAGAAGGATACGGGGATGTTTGGTTAAGCCCTAAAAATGATTATATGTATCGACATCTTCATCGATTAGAGCAAGATTTAGCTACTGTGGTTGCCCTTAAAGCAGCACCGACGGACCTAGAGAAACGATTAATGGATCAAATGGTACGCGAGTGGATGTTAGCTGTTAGTAGTGATTGGGCGTTTATTGTCGATGGTGATAGTGCCGTTCAATATGCGAAGGAACGTTTTGACACGCATGTCTCCCGCTTTGATGAGCAAAAGGAGCAATTGTTTTCTCATCAAATTGAAGAGAGTTGGGTTTTACAACAAGAAAAAGAGTTTCCGTTTTTAGACAATATTGACATGTCGGTATTTCTATCCAATCACGACTCCTATGTTGTTCAGAAATCCGAAGAGAACGTGGCAGAAGCGAAAAGACGGACGATCTTAATGCTTAGTTGGGAATTCCCACCGATGATGGTTGGAGGCCTATCGCGCCATGTATTTGATCTATCCCGTGCGCTTGTAAACGATGGGCATACAGTTCACGTATTAACATCTGAAGTTCATGGCTACCCAGCTTATGAGGTGAACCAAGGTGTTCATGTTCATCGCTTAAAAGGCTTACAACCTGAAGCAACATCGTTTTTTAATTGGGTTGGAAGTTTAAATGTGGCGATGGCATCATACGGTGAAAAGCTCAGTCGAACAGAACGCTTTGACGTCATACACGCTCATGATTGGCTTGTAGGAGTGGCGGCAACGAGCTTAAAGAAAAAATTAAATATTCCGCTACTTGCGACGATTCATGCGACAGAGCATGGACGAAATAACGGCATTCACTCTGAGCTTCAATATGAGATTAACCAGAAGGAATGGGAATTAACGTATGAAGCCGATCGCGTCATTGTATGTAGTGATTACATGAAAAAAGAATTAGAGACCATTTTCTCCTTACCAGAAGAGAAGCTAAGTGTCATTCCAAATGGAGTCGACCTAGACTTAATTCGCTCAATAAAAGATTCAGCCACTTCACTTCAGCCAAATGACAAATTTACGGTCTTTACCGTTGGGCGTATGGTGAAGGAAAAAGGGTTTCAAACGGTCATAGATGCGGCTGATGTATTTAGAGAAAAAGGCATAGGAATCCAATTTGTCTTAGCTGGCAAGGGACCAATGTTAACAGAGTATCAACAACAAGTCAGTGATAGAAACTTAAACGAGTATGTTCGATTTTTAGGATTTATTACAGATGAAGAGCGAAATGATTGGTTTAGCCTAGCGGATGCGGCAATCTTCCCGAGTTTATACGAACCTTTTGGCATCGTAGCTCTTGAAGGAATGGCTGCTGGAAAACCAACCATTGTCTCTGATGTAGGCGGTCTATCCTCAATTATTGCTCATGGTGAAAACGGATTAAAGATGATTCCTGGTGACAAAGAGAGTTTAGTGACACAAGTGATGTATTTATATAATCATCCGATCACTCGAGAAGCGCTAGCTACACAAGGCTTGCGTGATGTCAAAATGAAATTTGATTGGGGCGCTATTGCTAAGCAAACTGAAAGAGAATTTGAGATATGTTTAGCCGGTCAACTAGTGGCGGCGAATTAA
- a CDS encoding ThiF family adenylyltransferase, protein MANHTYERYSRQMLFQPIGESGQQKLSEKTVLIVGVGALGTVLANHLVRAGVGRVRIVDRDYVEQSNLQRQMLFDEEDVIKHAPKAIAAKEKLEKINSDVTIEAFVSDVSVETIDPLIDGIDLILDGTDNFKTRFLLNDISYKHGIPFAYGGAVSARGMSALFIPGQTPCLRCFIDHGETQGQTCDTIGVISPVVDIVASYQVTEALKYLVGDILALRNTLRTFDLWNNHQYDMNMNSSKEQCKTCVEKKYPALKATDEEVTTLCGRETVQIQRKSKVDLEEWASRLERVANVKKTPFLLRVQLDEGERMVLFPDGRVLIQGTEDVSRARSLYSKYIGD, encoded by the coding sequence ATGGCAAATCATACATATGAACGATACTCTAGACAAATGCTTTTTCAACCGATTGGGGAATCAGGTCAACAAAAATTAAGCGAGAAAACCGTACTCATCGTTGGTGTTGGTGCGCTCGGAACGGTGTTAGCAAATCATTTGGTTCGTGCAGGAGTAGGACGTGTCCGCATCGTTGATCGTGATTATGTGGAACAAAGTAATTTGCAACGCCAGATGCTTTTTGACGAAGAAGATGTGATCAAGCATGCACCAAAAGCGATCGCAGCTAAAGAAAAGCTTGAGAAAATTAATTCCGACGTTACGATCGAAGCATTCGTTTCGGATGTGTCCGTTGAAACGATTGATCCTTTAATAGATGGGATCGATCTGATATTAGATGGGACTGACAACTTTAAGACGAGATTTTTGTTAAATGATATTAGCTATAAACACGGCATCCCGTTTGCTTACGGAGGTGCAGTCAGTGCACGTGGCATGTCAGCCCTATTTATCCCCGGTCAAACACCATGTTTACGATGCTTTATTGATCATGGTGAAACCCAAGGTCAAACATGTGATACGATTGGTGTCATTAGCCCGGTAGTTGACATTGTCGCTTCTTATCAAGTGACAGAAGCGTTGAAGTATCTAGTTGGTGATATTCTAGCACTGAGAAATACATTACGTACCTTTGACCTTTGGAATAATCACCAATATGACATGAACATGAATTCATCAAAAGAGCAATGCAAAACATGTGTAGAAAAAAAATACCCTGCTTTAAAGGCCACGGATGAAGAAGTGACCACATTATGTGGTCGTGAAACGGTGCAAATCCAACGCAAATCAAAAGTAGATCTAGAAGAATGGGCTTCAAGGCTAGAACGTGTAGCAAACGTGAAAAAAACACCGTTTCTGTTAAGAGTTCAACTTGACGAAGGAGAACGAATGGTCCTCTTTCCAGACGGAAGAGTCCTAATACAAGGAACAGAAGACGTCTCAAGAGCAAGAAGTTTATATAGTAAATATATAGGTGATTAG
- a CDS encoding DUF4912 domain-containing protein, translating into MIEDIVKLREKGFSFRKIAKELGTTVGKVQYRFQKHQEERQTKKEIILMPKEMRRELPASYERDELMLLPRTPTSLHAYFETSHFTRQLIEHQMRTPWHELQKVLRLYDITAIDFNGHHSHRFVDADLPEVTNNWYFHGVEENRTYILDLGVRTRDHSFFSIMRSNPIDTPRLKSSMRGQYQEALHNWQQGVSNDPQWLEHFSTYSYYESTK; encoded by the coding sequence ATGATAGAAGATATTGTTAAATTACGAGAAAAAGGGTTTTCTTTTCGAAAGATCGCAAAAGAACTCGGAACGACGGTTGGAAAAGTGCAATATCGATTCCAGAAACATCAAGAAGAACGACAAACGAAAAAGGAGATTATACTAATGCCTAAAGAGATGAGAAGAGAATTACCAGCATCGTATGAACGGGATGAGTTAATGCTTCTACCAAGAACGCCGACTAGCTTGCATGCTTATTTTGAAACGAGTCACTTTACAAGACAATTGATTGAACATCAAATGAGAACACCTTGGCATGAACTTCAGAAGGTATTGCGTTTGTATGATATCACAGCGATCGATTTTAATGGTCATCATTCTCATCGATTTGTGGATGCGGATCTCCCTGAGGTGACAAACAATTGGTATTTTCATGGGGTAGAAGAAAATCGTACATACATCCTAGACCTTGGAGTAAGAACAAGAGATCATTCATTCTTTTCAATCATGCGCTCGAATCCGATTGATACACCACGATTGAAAAGTAGCATGCGAGGGCAGTATCAAGAAGCCCTACACAATTGGCAGCAAGGTGTAAGTAACGACCCACAATGGCTAGAGCATTTTAGTACGTATTCATATTATGAGTCTACGAAATAA